In Halobaculum sp. XH14, a single genomic region encodes these proteins:
- a CDS encoding tRNA uridine(34) 5-carboxymethylaminomethyl modification radical SAM/GNAT enzyme Elp3 produces MSGTGTAEETEERSEAFRRVCESLVSRILDGDLDRDGLESAKLQACSEFSASTVPKNTDILGFAPEGRRDEVKEVVRRKPVRTASGVSPVAIMTSPHMCPHGKCLYCPGGPASEFSSSQSYTGHEPAAARGKQNDYDPYGQVTLRLEQLRHIGHPVGKAELILMGGTMTARSHDYQEWFVKRALQAMNEYDVDAEPNPAEGESFAQAPSEYDFEYLEDVKARNESTDVRCIGITFETKPDWCDPEQIDRMLNLGGTKVEVGVQTTYERVNREMHRGHGNRASIDANRRLRDAAFKVGFHMMPGQPGMTAEMCREDFRQLFENPDWRPDYLKIYPTLVVRGTRVYDQWRRDDFDPLDNEQAADLVADAMNEIPKYCRLQRVQRDIPADFIDAGVWKSNLRQLAEQRAAEKGYDLRDIRAREVGHNDADPDPSDVELDVLEYESGGGIEQFVSFEDVEKDLLVGFCRLRFPSYSHAAPGAGPDADGDPVRRELADAALVRELHVYGSPATFDSDGSDAGRSDAAGSGADGRDGPGADGDWQHRGYGRRLVRTAEDLAADAGFGKLSIISGLGVRGYYRDKLGYYQDGPFVSRRL; encoded by the coding sequence ATGAGCGGCACCGGCACGGCCGAGGAGACCGAGGAGCGCTCCGAGGCGTTCCGTCGCGTCTGCGAGTCGCTGGTCTCGCGAATCCTCGACGGGGACCTCGACCGCGACGGCCTCGAATCCGCGAAGCTCCAGGCGTGCTCGGAGTTCTCCGCGTCGACGGTGCCCAAGAACACCGACATCCTGGGATTCGCACCGGAGGGGCGGCGCGACGAGGTGAAGGAGGTCGTCAGACGCAAGCCGGTCCGGACGGCCTCCGGCGTCTCGCCGGTCGCCATCATGACGTCGCCCCACATGTGCCCGCACGGGAAGTGTCTCTACTGTCCCGGCGGACCCGCCTCCGAGTTCTCCAGTTCACAGAGCTACACGGGCCACGAACCGGCCGCGGCCCGGGGCAAGCAGAACGACTACGATCCGTACGGCCAGGTGACCCTGCGGCTCGAACAGCTCCGCCACATCGGCCATCCGGTCGGGAAGGCCGAACTCATCCTGATGGGCGGGACGATGACGGCCCGCAGCCACGACTACCAGGAGTGGTTCGTGAAGCGGGCGCTTCAGGCGATGAACGAGTACGACGTCGACGCGGAGCCGAACCCGGCGGAGGGGGAGTCGTTCGCCCAGGCCCCCTCCGAGTACGACTTCGAGTACCTGGAGGACGTGAAGGCCCGCAACGAGTCGACCGACGTGCGCTGTATCGGCATCACGTTCGAGACGAAGCCGGACTGGTGTGACCCAGAGCAGATCGACCGGATGTTGAACCTCGGCGGGACGAAGGTGGAGGTCGGCGTCCAGACGACCTACGAGCGGGTGAACCGCGAGATGCATCGCGGACACGGCAACCGGGCGTCGATCGACGCGAACCGCCGCCTGCGCGACGCGGCGTTCAAGGTCGGCTTCCACATGATGCCCGGCCAGCCGGGGATGACCGCCGAGATGTGCCGGGAGGACTTCCGACAGCTGTTCGAGAACCCGGACTGGCGGCCCGACTACCTGAAGATCTACCCGACGCTCGTCGTCCGCGGGACCCGCGTGTACGACCAGTGGCGCCGCGACGACTTCGACCCGCTGGACAACGAGCAGGCCGCGGACCTCGTCGCCGACGCCATGAACGAGATCCCGAAGTACTGTCGGCTCCAGCGCGTCCAGCGCGACATCCCCGCGGACTTCATCGACGCGGGCGTCTGGAAGTCGAACCTCCGTCAACTCGCCGAACAGCGCGCCGCGGAGAAGGGGTACGACCTCCGCGACATCCGCGCCCGCGAGGTCGGGCACAACGACGCCGACCCGGACCCTTCGGACGTCGAACTCGACGTGCTGGAGTACGAGTCGGGCGGGGGAATAGAGCAGTTCGTCTCGTTCGAGGACGTCGAGAAGGACCTGCTCGTCGGCTTCTGTCGCCTCCGGTTCCCCTCCTACTCCCACGCCGCGCCGGGTGCCGGGCCCGACGCCGACGGCGACCCGGTTCGCCGGGAACTCGCCGACGCCGCGCTCGTCCGCGAACTCCACGTCTACGGCTCGCCAGCGACGTTCGACTCGGACGGGAGCGACGCCGGCCGAAGCGACGCTGCCGGCAGCGGGGCCGACGGGCGCGACGGTCCCGGAGCCGACGGCGACTGGCAGCACCGCGGCTACGGCCGGCGGCTCGTCAGGACGGCGGAGGATCTGGCCGCGGACGCGGGCTTCGGGAAGCTCTCGATCATCTCGGGGCTCGGCGTCCGAGGCTACTACCGCGACAAGCTCGGCTACTACCAGGACGGGCCGTTCGTCAGCCGGCGGCTCTGA
- a CDS encoding sensor histidine kinase, with the protein MDDTGQGERDGGRAASAGAAFDRLRERATALEGCQTARAVREELAHIVRDQFDADAVGVFRREGDRYRAAVRSAEGDAVRLPEVLSGEHSPVAAAADSGETCRDRVPEDAFGDATAYCVTPLNGDGAVLVLTTATNGIDAETAAGLSMLVGHAESALGDVEGGTLRRAATADVRPDVSEEELLDALSHAFPDYAYILDVDGTYLDVLLGIRTIELHAKDELVGRNVRDVLAGEAADSIVSAISTATGTGEVQRVEYSTERPTGQVHYEGRVAPLSSVEGRRTAAVLVARDVTERHERERDLRRQNERLEEFASIVSHDLRNPLNTASGFLELLAEDVDDERIGRISTAHDRMESLIEDLLTLARNGRAVTDPSPIDLETAAQQAWGTVSMDGSLVVEGTVTIRADPNRARQVLENLLRNASEHATPNPTIRVGPIPDADGFYVADDGDGIPTDEREDVFETGYTSVPGGTGLGLAIVERVAEAHGWTVEASESAAGGARFEFRGVETVSTDPEE; encoded by the coding sequence ATGGACGACACGGGTCAGGGTGAGCGCGACGGCGGCCGGGCGGCGAGCGCCGGCGCCGCGTTCGACAGGCTCCGCGAGCGGGCGACGGCGCTCGAAGGCTGTCAGACCGCCCGCGCCGTCCGCGAGGAGCTCGCCCACATCGTCCGCGACCAGTTCGACGCTGACGCGGTCGGCGTCTTTCGACGCGAGGGCGACCGCTACCGCGCCGCGGTGCGGAGCGCGGAGGGCGACGCCGTCAGGCTCCCCGAGGTGCTCTCGGGCGAGCACTCCCCCGTCGCCGCCGCCGCCGACTCCGGGGAAACGTGCCGCGACCGCGTGCCCGAGGACGCCTTCGGCGACGCGACTGCGTACTGTGTCACCCCGCTCAACGGGGACGGGGCGGTGCTCGTCCTCACCACTGCCACGAACGGGATCGACGCGGAGACGGCGGCCGGGCTCTCCATGCTCGTCGGCCACGCGGAGAGCGCGCTCGGCGACGTCGAGGGCGGGACCCTCCGTCGGGCCGCGACCGCCGACGTGCGCCCCGACGTCTCCGAGGAGGAGCTCCTCGACGCCCTCTCACACGCCTTCCCGGACTACGCCTACATCCTCGACGTCGACGGCACGTATCTCGACGTGCTGCTCGGGATCCGGACCATCGAACTCCACGCCAAGGACGAACTCGTCGGTCGGAACGTGCGCGACGTGCTGGCGGGGGAAGCGGCCGACAGCATCGTCTCGGCGATCAGCACCGCGACCGGCACCGGAGAGGTACAGCGGGTCGAGTACTCGACCGAGCGCCCGACCGGCCAGGTTCACTACGAGGGCCGTGTCGCGCCGCTGTCGAGCGTGGAGGGCCGCCGCACCGCGGCCGTCCTCGTCGCGCGCGACGTCACCGAGCGACACGAGCGCGAACGCGACCTCCGCAGGCAGAACGAACGGCTCGAGGAGTTCGCCTCGATCGTGAGCCACGACCTGCGCAACCCGCTCAACACCGCGTCCGGCTTCCTCGAACTGCTGGCCGAGGACGTCGACGACGAGCGGATCGGCCGGATCTCGACCGCCCACGACCGGATGGAGTCGCTCATCGAGGATCTCCTCACGCTGGCGCGGAACGGGCGGGCCGTCACCGACCCGAGCCCGATCGACCTCGAAACTGCCGCCCAGCAGGCGTGGGGGACCGTCTCCATGGACGGCTCGCTCGTAGTCGAGGGGACGGTGACGATCCGGGCGGACCCGAACCGGGCCCGGCAGGTGCTCGAGAACCTGCTCCGCAACGCGAGCGAGCACGCCACGCCGAACCCGACGATCCGGGTCGGCCCCATCCCCGACGCCGACGGGTTCTACGTCGCCGACGACGGCGACGGGATCCCGACCGACGAGCGCGAGGACGTGTTCGAGACGGGCTACACCTCCGTCCCGGGCGGGACGGGACTCGGACTCGCCATCGTCGAGCGCGTCGCCGAGGCGCACGGCTGGACGGTGGAGGCGAGCGAGTCAGCCGCGGGGGGTGCCCGCTTCGAGTTCCGCGGCGTCGAGACGGTGTCCACCGACCCCGAAGAGTAG